A stretch of the Deinococcus radiopugnans ATCC 19172 genome encodes the following:
- a CDS encoding helix-turn-helix domain-containing protein, whose translation MTLSDQFQSLPMLLKVSQVADFTGTHERTVRRWIRDGRLGAVEHPSGLRVPRRALWRFLGLDLALSA comes from the coding sequence ATGACCCTTTCAGACCAGTTCCAAAGCCTGCCCATGCTCCTGAAGGTCAGCCAGGTGGCCGACTTCACCGGCACCCACGAACGCACCGTCCGCCGCTGGATCAGAGACGGCCGTCTGGGCGCCGTCGAACATCCCAGTGGTCTGCGCGTGCCGCGCCGCGCCCTGTGGCGCTTCCTGGGCCTGGACCTGGCGCTGAGCGCGTAA
- a CDS encoding leishmanolysin-related zinc metalloendopeptidase: MAQPRKVLGLALATLTLSAVLASCGSSQNAATPALQGDAAAPASTQVNVSDLPIDPQLTRNPLQEQATERYNITLKFAPGSSASVQNAMRTAAARWEKVITQGLPSYRANIRAGSCGSNAAYVGTIDDLLVFTGNTDIDGPGGILAQSGPCSIRSASGLTTYSTLVFDTADLGQFSSQLADIAVHELGHSLGIGTLWQRFGLVSGIGGSNPTYQGGNGLREYRAVGGTLSSVPVENQGGPGTAGGHWRESTFKTELMTGYLNSGVFNPLSRMSVGSLQDMGYAVNYGAADAYRIPSVGAQGVGETLELGGREQLITPTYRSE, from the coding sequence ATGGCTCAGCCCCGCAAGGTTCTTGGTCTCGCCCTCGCCACCCTCACCCTCAGCGCCGTGCTGGCCTCGTGCGGCAGCTCACAGAATGCGGCCACACCCGCCCTGCAAGGCGACGCGGCGGCTCCAGCCTCCACGCAGGTCAACGTCAGCGATCTGCCCATTGATCCCCAGCTCACGCGCAACCCGCTTCAGGAGCAGGCCACCGAGCGCTACAACATCACGCTGAAGTTCGCGCCGGGCAGCAGCGCCAGCGTGCAGAACGCCATGCGTACCGCCGCCGCCCGCTGGGAGAAGGTGATCACCCAGGGGCTGCCCAGCTACCGCGCCAACATCCGCGCCGGATCGTGCGGCAGCAACGCAGCCTACGTGGGCACCATCGACGATCTGCTGGTGTTCACCGGCAACACCGACATCGACGGCCCCGGCGGCATCCTGGCCCAGAGCGGGCCGTGCAGCATTCGCAGCGCCAGCGGCCTGACCACCTACAGCACGCTGGTCTTCGACACCGCCGATCTGGGCCAGTTCAGCAGCCAGCTGGCCGACATCGCCGTGCATGAGCTGGGGCACTCGCTGGGCATCGGGACGCTGTGGCAGCGCTTCGGGCTGGTGAGCGGGATTGGCGGCAGCAACCCCACGTATCAGGGCGGTAACGGCCTGCGCGAGTACCGCGCGGTGGGCGGCACCCTGAGCAGCGTGCCGGTGGAAAACCAGGGCGGCCCCGGCACGGCGGGCGGCCACTGGCGCGAGAGCACCTTCAAGACCGAACTGATGACCGGCTACCTGAACAGCGGCGTCTTCAACCCGCTGTCGCGCATGAGCGTGGGCAGCCTGCAGGACATGGGCTACGCGGTCAATTACGGTGCGGCGGACGCCTACCGCATTCCCAGCGTCGGCGCTCAGGGCGTGGGCGAAACGCTGGAACTCGGCGGGCGCGAACAGCTGATCACGCCCACCTACCGCAGCGAGTAA
- a CDS encoding ribonuclease HII, with protein sequence MPPVPSVTPDWAYERQHWRRGYFRVAGVDEAGRGAWAGPVTVAAVILPGLATEYPFRDSKQLTAAQREEYAAEVRRVALAYAVEHAWPDEIDRLNILGATHAAALRALERLTPPPQALVTDYLKLRTALPLSAPPKADALSYSVAAASLLAKTERDAVMRELDAQYPGYGFAAHKGYGAPAHRAALEELGVSAVHRRSFAPIRRLLEDGEGGLFPAWA encoded by the coding sequence ATGCCTCCCGTGCCCTCCGTGACGCCCGACTGGGCCTATGAGCGCCAGCACTGGCGGCGCGGGTATTTCCGGGTGGCCGGGGTGGACGAGGCCGGACGCGGGGCGTGGGCCGGGCCGGTCACGGTGGCGGCAGTGATCCTGCCCGGCTTGGCCACCGAGTACCCGTTTCGCGACAGCAAACAGCTCACGGCGGCCCAGCGTGAGGAATACGCCGCTGAGGTGCGCCGGGTGGCCCTGGCCTACGCCGTGGAACACGCCTGGCCCGACGAGATCGACCGGCTCAATATCCTGGGGGCCACGCACGCGGCGGCGCTGCGTGCCCTGGAACGCCTGACTCCGCCGCCGCAGGCGCTGGTGACGGACTACCTGAAACTCCGCACGGCGCTGCCCCTCAGCGCCCCGCCCAAGGCCGACGCCCTGAGTTACAGCGTGGCCGCTGCCAGTCTGCTGGCCAAAACGGAGCGCGACGCCGTGATGCGTGAGCTGGACGCCCAGTACCCCGGTTACGGCTTTGCCGCCCACAAGGGCTACGGGGCGCCCGCCCACCGCGCCGCGCTGGAGGAACTGGGCGTGAGTGCCGTCCACCGCCGCAGCTTCGCGCCCATCCGCCGCCTGCTGGAAGACGGTGAGGGCGGCCTGTTTCCGGCGTGGGCCTGA
- a CDS encoding phosphotransferase enzyme family protein, translated as MARQWNVGAVSAVTPLGGGSINGAHRVEAQAGCFHLRVYREAQRLSIEREHAVIAAALAAGSSTPRPVPLKNGGTIGQLGCAWAALFERAPGAVIAREALTALDVERLGGFLADLHARLPQTVAFEVPRVGTSRGGGTRERLERIEQAILKLPHPDEADGWALERTRQRLALLRSSPQPAFASAFPFRFLHGDFHDGNVFFEDGQPVAVIDWELCRLAPRAWEVARVLDYSLRLHPALSRAFLVGYRHVLPLGAAELLDGVRLYAQLQEGNVWVFESVYLEHNPGPKVFIRPPPYLPFAQAWRESGLD; from the coding sequence GTGGCCCGCCAGTGGAACGTGGGCGCAGTCAGTGCGGTTACCCCGCTGGGCGGTGGAAGCATCAACGGGGCGCACCGCGTCGAGGCGCAGGCGGGCTGCTTTCACCTGCGGGTGTACCGCGAGGCCCAGCGCCTGAGCATAGAGCGCGAACATGCCGTGATTGCCGCCGCGCTGGCTGCCGGGAGTTCGACGCCGCGCCCGGTGCCCTTGAAAAATGGAGGCACCATCGGCCAGCTCGGCTGCGCGTGGGCAGCGCTGTTCGAGCGGGCGCCCGGCGCGGTCATTGCCCGCGAGGCGTTGACGGCGTTGGACGTGGAGCGCCTGGGTGGTTTTCTGGCTGACCTGCACGCCCGGTTGCCGCAGACGGTGGCCTTCGAGGTGCCGCGCGTCGGCACGTCCAGAGGGGGTGGAACGCGGGAACGCCTGGAGCGCATCGAGCAGGCCATCCTGAAGCTGCCCCATCCTGACGAGGCCGACGGCTGGGCGCTGGAGCGCACGCGGCAACGGCTGGCCCTGCTGCGAAGCTCGCCCCAGCCCGCGTTCGCCTCTGCCTTTCCATTCCGCTTCCTGCACGGCGATTTTCACGATGGCAACGTCTTTTTCGAGGACGGTCAGCCGGTGGCCGTGATCGACTGGGAACTGTGTCGCCTGGCCCCGCGTGCGTGGGAGGTGGCGCGTGTGCTGGACTACAGCCTGCGCCTGCATCCGGCCCTCTCGCGGGCTTTTCTGGTCGGCTACCGTCACGTTCTCCCGCTGGGTGCGGCGGAACTGCTGGACGGCGTTCGTCTGTACGCGCAGTTGCAGGAGGGCAATGTCTGGGTCTTCGAGAGCGTGTACCTCGAACACAATCCCGGCCCCAAGGTCTTTATTCGCCCGCCGCCCTACCTGCCGTTTGCTCAGGCGTGGCGCGAGTCTGGTCTGGATTAA
- a CDS encoding nucleoside deaminase, with the protein MNDTDRQYLTRCVELAETALSTGNDPFGSLIVSEAGEVLFEDHNRTADGDATQHPEIAIARWAAANLSPEERKRATVYTSGEHCAMCAAAHGWVGLGRIVYASSSEQLTGWMKEFGAEPGPVNPLPIGDVLRDSDVEGPESSLSGRIRELHRQNVQKQG; encoded by the coding sequence ATGAACGACACCGACCGACAATATCTGACGCGCTGTGTTGAATTGGCCGAGACGGCGCTGAGCACCGGGAATGACCCTTTCGGCTCGCTGATCGTGTCGGAGGCGGGCGAGGTGCTGTTCGAGGACCACAACCGCACGGCGGACGGCGACGCCACGCAGCACCCCGAGATCGCGATTGCCCGCTGGGCTGCCGCAAACCTCTCACCAGAGGAACGCAAGCGGGCCACGGTCTACACCTCCGGCGAACACTGCGCGATGTGCGCCGCCGCCCACGGCTGGGTGGGGCTGGGACGCATCGTGTACGCCAGTTCGTCCGAACAACTGACCGGGTGGATGAAGGAGTTCGGCGCAGAACCAGGGCCAGTCAACCCCCTGCCCATTGGGGACGTGCTGCGCGACTCGGATGTCGAGGGGCCGGAATCATCGCTGAGCGGACGCATCCGGGAATTGCACCGTCAGAACGTCCAGAAACAGGGCTGA
- the rpe gene encoding ribulose-phosphate 3-epimerase, with protein MSAEADSPRPVKLAPSILSCDFAHLADELQAIAGADWAHVDVMDGAFVPNLSFGLPILAAARRASNLPMDVHLMIERPERYLKDFAAAGADSLTVHVESTPHVHRAVQQIRELGKRAGVTLNPGTPLEAVRPVLGDVDLVLVMSVNPGFGGQKFIPASLERIRTLRRWLDEAGSAAELQVDGGVSSTNARAVVSAGASVLVAGSAVFGKDGARAGLERLREALK; from the coding sequence GTGAGTGCCGAAGCCGACAGCCCCCGCCCCGTCAAACTGGCCCCCAGCATCCTGTCCTGCGACTTCGCGCATCTGGCCGATGAACTGCAGGCCATCGCCGGGGCCGACTGGGCGCACGTGGACGTGATGGACGGGGCCTTCGTGCCCAACCTCAGCTTCGGGCTGCCGATCCTGGCGGCGGCGCGGCGGGCCAGCAACCTGCCGATGGACGTGCACCTGATGATCGAGCGGCCCGAGCGCTACCTGAAAGACTTTGCCGCCGCCGGCGCCGACAGCCTGACCGTGCATGTCGAGTCCACGCCGCACGTTCACCGCGCCGTGCAGCAGATCCGGGAACTGGGCAAGCGGGCGGGCGTGACCCTCAACCCCGGCACCCCACTGGAGGCGGTGCGGCCCGTCCTGGGCGACGTCGATCTGGTGCTGGTCATGAGCGTCAACCCCGGTTTCGGCGGCCAGAAGTTCATTCCCGCCAGTCTGGAGCGCATCCGCACCCTGCGCCGCTGGCTGGACGAGGCGGGCAGCGCCGCCGAATTGCAGGTGGACGGCGGCGTGTCCAGCACCAACGCCCGCGCGGTGGTCAGCGCTGGGGCCAGCGTGCTGGTGGCGGGCAGCGCCGTGTTCGGCAAGGACGGCGCACGGGCAGGCCTGGAACGCCTGCGGGAAGCCCTGAAATGA
- a CDS encoding DUF554 domain-containing protein translates to MSLLSQLSGTLVNVGTVLLGTLIGLTVGGRLPARTQKALLQTLSLVTVFIGLDMASNLNRVAAGSIPGVIVALVSLAAGVVIGEALGIEEGLNRLGERLRTRFKGEGRFTEGFVAASLLFCVGPLTFVGGLQNGLTGDSSSYILKSTLDGISALALAGAYGLGVGFSAVTVLIVQGGISLAAGGFASTLLGGADPETLKTNPYILVLTGAGGLSIVGISWNLMLAGLGLEDRRVRVGSMLPALLLAPLLLWVAERIAG, encoded by the coding sequence ATGAGTCTTCTCTCGCAACTGTCGGGCACGCTGGTCAACGTGGGCACCGTGCTGCTGGGCACACTGATCGGCCTGACCGTGGGGGGGCGTCTGCCCGCGCGCACGCAGAAGGCGCTGCTCCAGACCCTCAGCCTGGTCACGGTGTTTATCGGGCTGGACATGGCCAGCAATCTGAACCGGGTGGCGGCGGGCAGCATTCCGGGGGTGATCGTGGCGCTGGTCAGCCTGGCGGCCGGCGTGGTGATCGGTGAGGCGCTGGGCATCGAGGAAGGGCTGAACCGCCTGGGCGAACGCCTGCGGACGCGCTTCAAGGGCGAGGGCCGGTTTACCGAGGGTTTCGTGGCCGCCAGCCTGCTGTTCTGCGTGGGGCCGCTGACCTTTGTGGGCGGATTGCAGAACGGCCTGACCGGGGACAGCAGCAGCTACATCCTGAAAAGCACGCTGGACGGCATCTCGGCGCTGGCGCTGGCGGGCGCGTATGGCCTGGGTGTGGGCTTCAGCGCCGTGACCGTGCTGATCGTGCAGGGCGGCATCAGCCTGGCTGCCGGGGGCTTCGCGTCCACGCTGCTGGGCGGCGCGGACCCCGAGACCCTCAAGACCAACCCGTACATCCTGGTGCTGACCGGGGCCGGTGGCCTGAGCATCGTGGGCATCAGCTGGAATCTGATGCTGGCCGGGCTGGGCCTGGAAGACCGGCGCGTGCGGGTGGGCAGCATGCTGCCGGCGCTGCTGCTGGCCCCGCTGCTGCTGTGGGTGGCGGAACGGATCGCGGGATAA
- a CDS encoding 2-phosphosulfolactate phosphatase — MRLRVDLLPHGTYPDVVLVIDALRATTTAVAYLERGAQALLLTSTPEVALALRGTRDQLVLAGERGGLPLPGFDFGNSPAEAGAQNFAGQTVVMNTTNGTGAAHIAAQSGKHVLLAALTNAHAAARRARALATEGIAIVCAGTDGRVGLEDVYTAGVLAEYLLAMGDFTLDDGARIALTVRRGGGDPAEALAGSAHGVHLISLGLGEDVELAAGLSTSTVVPTLERGEDVPEGTLKFVAG; from the coding sequence GTGAGGCTGCGCGTCGATCTGCTGCCGCACGGAACCTACCCGGACGTGGTGCTGGTCATCGACGCCCTGCGGGCCACCACCACGGCGGTGGCGTACCTGGAACGCGGCGCGCAGGCGCTGCTGCTGACCAGCACGCCGGAAGTGGCCCTGGCCCTGCGCGGCACCCGGGATCAACTGGTGCTGGCCGGGGAACGCGGCGGCCTGCCTCTGCCCGGCTTCGACTTCGGCAACAGCCCGGCCGAGGCGGGAGCACAGAACTTTGCGGGCCAGACGGTGGTCATGAACACCACCAACGGCACCGGGGCCGCCCATATCGCCGCGCAGAGCGGCAAGCACGTGCTGCTGGCAGCCCTGACCAACGCCCACGCCGCCGCCCGCCGCGCCCGCGCCCTGGCCACCGAGGGCATCGCCATCGTCTGCGCCGGCACCGACGGACGGGTGGGCCTGGAGGACGTGTACACCGCCGGCGTTCTGGCCGAGTACCTGCTGGCGATGGGCGACTTCACGCTGGACGACGGCGCGCGGATCGCCCTGACCGTGCGCCGGGGCGGCGGCGATCCCGCCGAGGCGCTGGCCGGCAGCGCCCACGGCGTCCACCTGATCAGTCTGGGGCTGGGCGAGGACGTGGAACTCGCGGCGGGCCTCAGCACCAGCACCGTGGTGCCCACGCTGGAGCGCGGCGAGGACGTCCCCGAAGGAACGCTAAAATTCGTCGCGGGCTAG
- a CDS encoding DUF4384 domain-containing protein, protein MSTLKRISALTALLALAAPTLAAPKISAQSIIVNPTQPELNVQVWTNRDASGDGNPVYQIGERISVGVKTNADAYLYLFNVNADGNIDLFFPNAYEDSNYVPAGTRVFPGNGARYSLSVGGPNGQDKLLAVVSTTELSLNDIAIFEGQQNFATVSVQGQDGLAQALSIVVNPLPDNAWVTDTAFFRVGNVAQTPQPQPTPVTRIQPGQREDGSFDSAMVDAYARLKGGESLGQATTYAVPWGDGWWQKFGGVGAYGDAALLHANGSSRSYSVHGRLLARYLALAQAENGATRPPSRLGWAAGDEKVIPQNRYGTTGLYGFFQNGALYDSQKYGTFWLTGPVLKSYQGLGGSGSFLGFPTRDQSLLNGAWAADFEGGSIRTVGGAVKIYRK, encoded by the coding sequence ATGTCCACCCTCAAACGCATCTCCGCCCTGACCGCCCTGCTGGCTCTGGCCGCGCCCACCCTGGCCGCGCCCAAGATCAGCGCCCAGAGCATCATCGTCAACCCCACGCAGCCGGAACTGAACGTGCAGGTCTGGACGAACCGCGACGCCAGCGGCGATGGCAATCCCGTCTACCAGATCGGCGAGCGCATCAGCGTGGGGGTCAAGACCAATGCGGACGCCTACCTGTACCTGTTCAACGTGAATGCGGACGGCAACATTGATCTGTTCTTCCCGAACGCCTACGAGGACAGCAACTATGTCCCGGCGGGCACGCGGGTCTTTCCGGGGAACGGCGCCAGGTACAGCCTGAGCGTCGGCGGCCCGAACGGGCAGGACAAGCTGCTGGCCGTGGTCAGCACCACCGAACTGAGTCTGAACGACATTGCCATCTTCGAGGGGCAGCAGAACTTCGCCACCGTCAGCGTGCAGGGTCAGGACGGCCTGGCGCAGGCGCTGAGCATCGTGGTCAATCCGCTGCCCGACAACGCCTGGGTCACCGACACCGCCTTTTTCCGGGTGGGCAACGTGGCGCAGACCCCGCAGCCCCAGCCCACGCCCGTGACCCGGATTCAGCCGGGCCAGCGCGAGGACGGCTCCTTCGACAGCGCGATGGTGGACGCCTACGCCCGCCTGAAGGGGGGCGAGTCGCTGGGTCAGGCCACCACCTACGCCGTGCCCTGGGGCGACGGCTGGTGGCAGAAGTTTGGCGGCGTTGGCGCGTATGGCGACGCAGCGTTATTGCACGCCAACGGCAGCAGCCGCTCGTACTCGGTGCATGGCCGCCTGCTGGCCCGCTACCTGGCGCTGGCCCAGGCCGAGAACGGCGCCACCCGCCCGCCGAGCCGGCTGGGCTGGGCCGCCGGCGACGAGAAGGTCATCCCACAGAACCGCTACGGCACCACCGGCCTGTACGGCTTCTTCCAGAACGGCGCGTTGTACGACTCGCAGAAGTACGGCACCTTCTGGCTGACCGGCCCGGTGCTCAAGTCCTACCAGGGCCTGGGCGGCAGCGGCAGCTTCCTGGGCTTCCCCACCCGCGATCAGTCCCTGCTGAACGGGGCCTGGGCCGCCGACTTCGAGGGCGGCAGCATCCGCACCGTGGGCGGCGCCGTCAAGATCTACCGCAAATAA
- a CDS encoding PsbP-related protein produces MPTKLVLSLAGLTLLGSALSATYTNTENGFSVTPPPGWTQLSVPGVAVAFADKPQGDFTPNLNVAVQPLPAGITLAQYHALSLDQVKKLITDSKIISTRATTLGGAKAQETVYTGRQGQFKLHFISTYAVTGGKAYLVTATTKQGLQAKMTPTNAAFVKSFKLLR; encoded by the coding sequence ATGCCGACCAAACTTGTCCTGAGCCTCGCCGGGCTGACCCTGCTGGGTTCCGCCCTGTCTGCCACCTACACGAACACCGAGAACGGCTTCTCGGTCACGCCGCCGCCCGGCTGGACGCAGCTCAGCGTGCCCGGCGTGGCGGTGGCCTTCGCCGACAAGCCGCAGGGCGATTTCACGCCCAACCTGAACGTGGCGGTGCAGCCGTTGCCGGCCGGCATCACGCTGGCGCAGTACCACGCCCTGAGCCTGGATCAGGTCAAGAAACTGATCACCGACAGCAAGATCATCAGCACGCGCGCCACCACGCTGGGCGGAGCCAAAGCCCAGGAGACCGTCTACACCGGGCGGCAGGGGCAGTTCAAGCTGCATTTCATCTCCACCTACGCGGTCACGGGCGGTAAAGCCTATCTGGTCACCGCCACGACCAAGCAGGGGCTTCAGGCCAAGATGACGCCCACCAACGCCGCGTTCGTGAAGAGCTTCAAGCTTTTGCGTTGA
- the nspC gene encoding carboxynorspermidine decarboxylase, whose protein sequence is MTVSDSHTAEVQLSAVTPTDSIDWAAIPSPAFVLDESRLRRNLALISHIQQQSGARIIVAFKGFSMWSTFPLLREYGISGATASSLNEAILAREEMRGEVHIYAPAYSDEEMPQLLELADHLVFNSFSQWERFKPQVEAARTGGREIHVGIRINPEYAEVETDLYNPAGPFSRLGVTRREFRADLLDGVDGLHFHTLCEKDSDTLERTLEVVERNFGEFLPHMNWVNFGGGHLMTREGYDLERLIRVVRAFREKWGVDVILEPGSAFGWQTGWLVSRVLDIVHNVKDAALLDVSVSAHMPDVLEMPYRPRILGAGDPPEHEHREANDYGGGYPYLIGGTTCLAGDVVGEYVFEKPLKIGDRVVFDDMIHYTMVKTTFFNGVKHPDIGILHLDGSYERIKQFGYEEFKAKLS, encoded by the coding sequence ATGACCGTTTCCGACTCCCACACCGCTGAGGTTCAGCTTTCTGCCGTCACGCCCACGGACAGCATCGACTGGGCCGCCATTCCCAGCCCGGCCTTCGTGCTGGACGAGTCGCGGCTGCGGCGCAATCTGGCGCTGATCTCGCACATCCAGCAGCAGAGTGGGGCGCGGATCATCGTGGCCTTCAAGGGCTTTTCGATGTGGAGCACCTTTCCACTCCTGCGCGAGTACGGCATCAGCGGCGCGACGGCCAGCAGCCTGAACGAGGCGATCCTGGCCCGCGAGGAGATGCGCGGCGAGGTGCACATCTACGCCCCGGCCTACAGCGACGAGGAAATGCCACAGCTTCTGGAACTGGCGGATCATCTGGTGTTCAACTCGTTCTCGCAGTGGGAACGCTTCAAGCCGCAGGTGGAGGCCGCCCGCACAGGGGGCCGTGAGATTCACGTCGGCATTCGCATCAACCCCGAGTACGCCGAAGTCGAGACGGATCTGTACAACCCCGCCGGGCCGTTCTCACGTCTGGGCGTGACCCGCCGCGAATTCCGGGCAGATCTGCTGGACGGCGTGGACGGCCTGCACTTCCATACCCTGTGCGAGAAGGACAGCGACACGCTGGAGCGCACGCTGGAAGTCGTCGAGCGTAACTTCGGCGAATTCCTGCCGCACATGAACTGGGTCAACTTCGGCGGCGGCCACCTGATGACCCGCGAGGGCTACGATCTGGAACGGCTGATCCGGGTGGTGCGCGCCTTCCGCGAAAAATGGGGCGTGGACGTGATCTTGGAACCCGGCAGCGCCTTCGGCTGGCAGACCGGCTGGCTGGTCAGCCGCGTGCTGGACATCGTGCACAACGTCAAGGACGCCGCGCTGCTGGACGTGTCGGTCAGCGCCCACATGCCCGACGTGCTGGAAATGCCGTACCGCCCCCGCATCCTGGGCGCGGGCGATCCCCCCGAACACGAGCACCGCGAGGCCAACGATTACGGCGGCGGCTATCCCTACCTGATCGGCGGCACCACCTGTCTGGCGGGGGACGTGGTGGGCGAGTACGTGTTCGAAAAACCGCTGAAAATCGGTGACCGCGTGGTCTTCGACGACATGATCCACTACACGATGGTCAAGACCACCTTCTTCAACGGCGTCAAGCACCCCGACATCGGCATCCTGCATCTGGACGGCAGCTACGAGCGGATCAAACAGTTTGGCTACGAGGAATTCAAGGCCAAGCTGAGCTGA